A window of the Egibacter rhizosphaerae genome harbors these coding sequences:
- a CDS encoding DUF805 domain-containing protein: MQGVITQGAIMQLPQPGWFEDPTDERMLRYWDGNQWAEQWHPKQDADLPPSAGRSSSEESSQRPVPAEHPPPGWHADPYGLPGQRWWDGDSWTEHVSDAGGADAHAPAASTDPLRFGEAIVTVLRKFNHFDGRAPRAEYWWWVLLQGIVSLAAWVIGSEWLSLIVFLVLLLPYLAVTTRRFHDLGRSGVWVLALLGPPLVLSLLPLLFLQAGALGALIVVTLLQPVSWLFVIALLVFCALPGQPHANQYGTPPLHPSPATDAARTDRPGGRS, encoded by the coding sequence ATGCAGGGGGTCATCACGCAGGGGGCCATCATGCAACTGCCGCAGCCAGGCTGGTTCGAGGACCCCACCGACGAGCGCATGCTGCGGTACTGGGACGGCAACCAGTGGGCCGAGCAGTGGCATCCCAAGCAGGACGCCGACCTCCCCCCGTCGGCGGGGCGGTCGTCGTCCGAGGAGTCGTCGCAGCGTCCGGTCCCTGCCGAGCACCCTCCCCCCGGCTGGCACGCCGATCCTTACGGGCTGCCGGGGCAACGCTGGTGGGACGGCGATAGTTGGACCGAGCACGTGAGCGACGCAGGAGGCGCGGACGCGCACGCCCCTGCGGCCTCGACGGACCCGCTGCGCTTCGGCGAGGCGATCGTCACGGTGTTGCGGAAGTTCAACCACTTCGACGGACGCGCGCCCCGCGCGGAGTACTGGTGGTGGGTCCTGCTCCAAGGGATCGTCTCGCTGGCCGCGTGGGTCATCGGCTCCGAGTGGCTCTCGCTCATCGTCTTCCTCGTGTTGCTGCTTCCCTACCTCGCGGTGACCACGCGCCGCTTCCACGACCTCGGTCGCAGCGGCGTGTGGGTGCTCGCGCTGCTGGGACCGCCGTTGGTCCTGAGCCTGCTGCCGCTGCTGTTCCTACAAGCCGGGGCCCTCGGGGCACTCATCGTCGTCACGCTGCTGCAGCCGGTCAGTTGGCTCTTCGTGATCGCGTTGCTCGTGTTCTGCGCGCTGCCAGGACAGCCGCACGCGAACCAGTACGGGACGCCGCCACTGCACCCCTCACCGGCCACGGATGCCGCACGAACCGACCGCCCAGGAGGCAGGTCGTGA